CGGATTTCTCGTGAAGGATTCTTCAAATCCTTTTTCCGATCCTGCAGTGCGCAGAGCAGTAGCTCTGACTATCGATCAGCAACTACTGATCAATGAAGCATTCTTCGGTCTGGCAGAAAGAAGCAATCAGTTGGTTCCGCCGGAAGTATTTGGATACTCCACAGACCTGATGGTTCCCCGGCAGGATTTGAAACAAGCTAAAGAGATAATCGCACAGTCGAACTTTCGTGATGGTTTTCGCCAGTTTTTGTACTTCGGAAAAGGCAGCAGTAAGATTGCGGATCCCCTTGTCCGGCAATTGCAACCGCTGGGCATAGAACTGGAGAAACGCGAGCTGGAATGGGCGGAACTAGACGGTTTGCTGCAAGCGCAGGAGCTCCCTGCTTACCTTGTACAATGGACCTTTCCTGTAAAGGACAGTGGTGACATACTTTACTTCGGTTTTCATACAAAAACACAGGGCAGAGAGTACGGAGCGCTAAATTTCTCCGGGTTTTCTGATCCAACACTCGACCGCATCCTGGAACAAAGCGCGAGCGAAATGAAAGTAGAACGAAGACGTCTGTTATTGAATGAAAGCATGAAGATCGCCATGGACTCGAATGCGTTTGTTCCGCTTTGCATCCGCCGCAATTTTTTTGTCGTGAACAACAATCTTGAATGGACCGGAAATATTTCTGGCAAAATTATTTTAGAAGAGATCCGGTTTGTTTCAGGGCGCTAGCTCCATGTAAAATGAATGGACTTATCTTCATCAACAATGCCGAATCCAACAGGAGGGACTATGAAGTTTCGTTCTATGCTTTTCCTTTTTTCAGTCATGCTCGTTTTCACTTCGTTCGTATGGGCGCAAGATCCAAATGTTGTTGCGCCCGATAGTTATAAGAAGCTATTTGAGAACGATCGCGTCCGAGTTCACCATGTAACGTTAAAGCCGGATGGCAAAATCCCAATGCATTCTCATCCGGATCATCTTGGTTATGCTATGACCGACTGCACTTTGATATTTACAGGCGCAGATGGCAAGTCGGAGACAGCCTCGGTCAAACAAAATGATGTGGTCTGGTTCCCGGCGCTATCGCACAGCGGTCACAATACCGGCAAAAAC
This genomic stretch from bacterium harbors:
- a CDS encoding ABC transporter substrate-binding protein; this encodes GFLVKDSSNPFSDPAVRRAVALTIDQQLLINEAFFGLAERSNQLVPPEVFGYSTDLMVPRQDLKQAKEIIAQSNFRDGFRQFLYFGKGSSKIADPLVRQLQPLGIELEKRELEWAELDGLLQAQELPAYLVQWTFPVKDSGDILYFGFHTKTQGREYGALNFSGFSDPTLDRILEQSASEMKVERRRLLLNESMKIAMDSNAFVPLCIRRNFFVVNNNLEWTGNISGKIILEEIRFVSGR
- a CDS encoding cupin domain-containing protein gives rise to the protein MKFRSMLFLFSVMLVFTSFVWAQDPNVVAPDSYKKLFENDRVRVHHVTLKPDGKIPMHSHPDHLGYAMTDCTLIFTGADGKSETASVKQNDVVWFPALSHSGHNTGKNECHVLVVELKEPMAK